A window of Helicobacter pylori genomic DNA:
CTCCCAAATACCACGCCAAAACAATGGTAATGCTCGCCCAAACCATCGCGCTGATGAGATTGATGATAGCGAATTTTAAAGCGCTATAGCGCGTGAGGCCTATACTAATAGGGATAATAGTGCGCATGCCATACATGTAGCGTTGGATGAAGATGATAAACCAGCCGTGTTTTTGCAACAATAAATGGGCTAGGGCTAGTTTTCGGCGTTGTTTTTCTAGCTTTTTTTGGATGTAAGCTTTATTGGTGCGGCCGATGTAAAAATAGATTTGATCCCCCACAAAACCCCCAATCCCTGCGACTAAAATGGCTAACCCTAAATGCATATGACCGGTATAGCTAGCGATCCCGGCTAAAATGAGTCCGATCTCGCCTTCTAAAATGCTCCACCCAAATAAAATAAGATACCCCCAAGTCGCTGCATGCTGATTCCATAACTCAATGATGTATTCTTCCAAAACTCACCCTTTTAGCACTCTAACAAACAAAAAGTTTTCACTCGTTCTTCTAAAAGTTGGAGGCCCGGTAATTCTTTTAAGCCTATCAAAAAGCATGCTTCTATGCATTCAGCTTGTAAGGCTTTGATAAGTTCAAGGCTCGCTAAAGCCGTGCCTCCAGTGGCTAATAAATCATCAATCAACACCACCCTTACCCCCTTAACCCCCCTAAAAGCGTCAGAGTGGATTTCTATACTATCGTTCCCATATTCTAGGCTGTAGCTTTGAGACAGGGTGTGTGCAGGGAGTTTGCCCTTTTTCCTCACAGGCACAAAACCCACCCCAAGTGCATAAGCGAGAGCCGATCCTAAAATAAACCCTCTCGCTTCAATACCCACGATAAAATCCACATTGAGAGGGGCGTAGCGTTTTTTGAGTGCATCAATGAGTTTGTTAAAAAGTTTAGGGTAGTTGAGTAGCGTGGTAATATCTTTAAACAAAATCCCTTTTTTGGGGTAATCTTTCACTTCTCTAATGTTTTGTAAAAGTTCTTGTTTGAGCGTTTCATTCATTTTAATATCCTTATAAGTATAACTGATTGGTTGTAGAATTTTGATTT
This region includes:
- the apt gene encoding adenine phosphoribosyltransferase, which codes for MNETLKQELLQNIREVKDYPKKGILFKDITTLLNYPKLFNKLIDALKKRYAPLNVDFIVGIEARGFILGSALAYALGVGFVPVRKKGKLPAHTLSQSYSLEYGNDSIEIHSDAFRGVKGVRVVLIDDLLATGGTALASLELIKALQAECIEACFLIGLKELPGLQLLEERVKTFCLLEC
- a CDS encoding DedA family protein — protein: MEEYIIELWNQHAATWGYLILFGWSILEGEIGLILAGIASYTGHMHLGLAILVAGIGGFVGDQIYFYIGRTNKAYIQKKLEKQRRKLALAHLLLQKHGWFIIFIQRYMYGMRTIIPISIGLTRYSALKFAIINLISAMVWASITIVLAWYLGEELLHALGWLKKHPYALILLLVSFLGLVLWYFQYYSKKNH